A single window of Dendropsophus ebraccatus isolate aDenEbr1 chromosome 5, aDenEbr1.pat, whole genome shotgun sequence DNA harbors:
- the ID3 gene encoding DNA-binding protein inhibitor ID-3, with translation MKAISPVRSMTSCYQAVCCLSEQSLSIARSSNGHKGSEEPIGLLYDMNDCYSKLRELVPGIPQGSKLSQVEILQHVIDYIFDLQIVLGEEEQEHSSILSLQKSDFSEMTTKGDASSVCH, from the exons ATGAAAGCCATCAGCCCGGTGCGCTCTATGACCAGCTGTTACCAGGCCGTGTGCTGCCTGTCCGAGCAGAGCCTGAGCATCGCCCGCAGCAGCAACGGCCACAAGGGATCCGAGGAGCCGATCGGCCTCCTGTACGACATGAATGACTGCTACTCCAAGCTGCGGGAGCTGGTGCCGGGCATCCCCCAGGGCAGCAAGCTCAGCCAGGTGGAGATCCTGCAGCACGTCATCGACTACATCTTCGACCTGCAGATAGTGTTGGGGGAAGAAGAGCAGGAGcacagctccatcctctcctTACAG AAATCAGACTTCTCAGAAATGACAACGAAAGGAGATGCCAGCAGCGTCTGTCACTGA